Proteins encoded by one window of Pseudomonas tructae:
- a CDS encoding FecR domain-containing protein, with translation MSSHQAFSPQVAEQAVHWLIELQGGALDARQQQAMQQWLQADDSHRRAWEHIERINQRLRGLSSPLAHAALQAPRSASRRRALKTLLILGVGSASGLALHQHSPLPTLLADYRSPVGERRRLALDDGSLLQLNTRSAADVRFDASQRLVRLLEGELQLTVARDTRPLQLLTEHGLVNLSNGRYNLRQFPQYSQLAVYEGSASLAGKVLPSGQQARFNGPQWQASQALDSNAGAWVDGMLMAAHMPLGAFLEELGRYRRGQLNCAPEVANLLISGSYPLADSERILDLLEVALPVRVRRFTRYWVTVQARA, from the coding sequence GTGAGCAGCCATCAGGCGTTTTCCCCGCAGGTGGCCGAACAGGCCGTGCACTGGCTGATCGAGCTGCAGGGCGGCGCCCTCGATGCGCGTCAGCAGCAGGCGATGCAGCAATGGTTGCAGGCCGATGACAGCCATCGACGCGCCTGGGAGCACATTGAGCGGATCAACCAGCGTTTACGTGGCCTGTCCTCGCCGCTTGCCCATGCAGCCTTGCAGGCACCGCGTTCAGCCAGCCGCCGACGGGCGCTGAAAACCCTGCTGATCCTCGGCGTCGGCAGCGCCAGCGGCCTGGCCTTGCACCAACACAGCCCGCTGCCGACGCTGCTGGCCGATTACCGCAGCCCGGTGGGCGAACGTCGGCGCCTGGCCCTGGACGACGGCAGCCTGTTGCAGCTCAACACCCGCAGCGCCGCTGATGTGCGTTTCGATGCCAGCCAGCGTCTGGTGCGCCTGCTCGAAGGTGAACTGCAACTGACCGTGGCCCGTGATACGCGACCGCTGCAGTTGCTCACCGAACATGGCCTGGTGAACTTGAGCAACGGTCGCTACAACCTGCGCCAGTTCCCGCAGTACAGCCAGTTGGCGGTGTATGAAGGCAGCGCCAGCCTGGCCGGCAAGGTCCTGCCAAGCGGTCAGCAAGCGCGCTTCAATGGTCCGCAATGGCAGGCCAGCCAAGCCCTGGACAGCAATGCCGGAGCCTGGGTCGACGGCATGCTGATGGCCGCGCACATGCCCTTGGGCGCGTTCCTCGAGGAACTGGGCCGCTACCGTCGCGGCCAGCTCAACTGCGCGCCCGAGGTGGCCAACCTGCTGATCTCCGGCAGTTATCCGCTGGCCGACAGCGAGCGCATTCTCGACCTGCTCGAAGTAGCGCTGCCGGTGCGCGTGCGGCGCTTTACCCGCTACTGGGTGACGGTCCAAGCGCGGGCCTGA
- the fecA gene encoding TonB-dependent Fe(3+) dicitrate receptor FecA, whose protein sequence is MPLRPSPLAQALRTLLLGASLSFTTLAAQAAEAPARTYQIAPSSLEAALNQFGRESGVLISFGSQVTSGVQSPGLHGQYSPQQGLDALLQGTGLQARAEGENAFSLQPLAAVNAPVELGASTVVGDWLGAAQQDNVFEHAGARDVIRREEFERSGATTAREVLNRIPGVNAPENNGTGSHDMAMNFGIRGLNPRLASRSTVLMDGIPVPFAPYGQPQLSFAPISMGNMDAVDVVRGGGAVRYGPQNVGGIVNFVTRAIPDEPTVKAGFQTQTSPSSSHDGFKTSANLLAGGTNANGLGGALLYSGTRGGDWREHSDTQIDDLILKGKYQLDEANSLHAMAQYYEGEAQMPGGLSVADYDADPYQSTRLQDKFWGRRTMFNFGYDYKEDARQFSVNSFFTKTLRSGYLDQGTFVSLSPREYWVRGIETRFSQGFALGESWHEVGVGYRYINEAGHELRYREPIAANQLPTTASRNDRDTRGGTDAHAIFLDDRIDIGQWTITPGIRYEMIDSEQSNKLTGQRYQGDYNTALPALNVMYHLSDSWNLYANTEGSFGSVQYSQMPNRVSSGEVKPEKARTWELGTRYDNGNLQAEIGAFLINFDNQYESNQTNDSVIARGETRHQGIETSVKYALEGLNPALAGFDVYATYAFVDAKIREDGPNKGNRVPFSSRHKGTLGIGYTEGQWKLNLDSTYQSDQFADNANTSAESADGSTGRIPGYMLFSSRAAYDFGPQLSNLNVAVGVKNIFNHQYYTRSFDDNNKGKYVGEPRTVYLQTSVAF, encoded by the coding sequence ATGCCCCTTCGACCGAGTCCACTTGCCCAGGCCCTGCGCACCCTGCTGCTGGGTGCCAGCCTGAGTTTCACCACGCTTGCCGCCCAGGCGGCCGAGGCCCCGGCGCGCACCTACCAGATCGCTCCGAGCAGCCTGGAAGCCGCGCTGAATCAGTTCGGCCGCGAAAGCGGTGTGTTGATTTCCTTCGGCTCGCAGGTCACCAGTGGCGTGCAAAGCCCCGGCCTGCACGGCCAGTACAGCCCGCAACAAGGCCTCGACGCGCTGTTGCAGGGCACCGGCCTGCAAGCGCGTGCCGAGGGCGAGAATGCCTTCAGCCTGCAACCGCTCGCCGCCGTCAACGCGCCGGTCGAGCTCGGCGCCTCCACCGTGGTCGGCGACTGGCTGGGCGCGGCGCAGCAAGACAACGTCTTCGAACACGCCGGTGCGCGTGACGTGATCCGCCGTGAAGAATTCGAACGCAGCGGCGCCACCACCGCCCGCGAAGTGCTCAACCGCATCCCCGGGGTCAACGCCCCGGAAAACAACGGCACCGGCAGCCATGACATGGCAATGAACTTCGGTATTCGCGGGCTCAACCCACGCCTGGCCTCACGCTCCACCGTGCTGATGGACGGCATCCCGGTACCGTTCGCCCCTTACGGTCAGCCGCAGTTATCGTTCGCCCCGATCAGCATGGGCAACATGGACGCGGTGGACGTGGTCCGCGGCGGCGGCGCGGTGCGTTACGGCCCGCAGAACGTCGGCGGCATCGTCAACTTCGTGACCCGGGCGATCCCCGACGAGCCGACGGTCAAGGCCGGCTTCCAGACCCAGACCAGCCCCTCGTCCAGCCATGACGGCTTCAAGACCAGCGCCAACCTGCTGGCCGGCGGCACCAACGCCAACGGCCTGGGCGGCGCCCTGCTCTACTCCGGCACCCGTGGCGGTGACTGGCGCGAGCACAGCGATACGCAGATCGACGACCTGATCCTCAAGGGCAAGTACCAGCTCGACGAAGCCAACAGCCTGCACGCCATGGCCCAGTACTACGAGGGCGAGGCGCAGATGCCCGGCGGCCTGAGCGTCGCCGACTACGATGCCGACCCGTATCAGTCGACCCGCCTGCAAGACAAGTTCTGGGGCCGCCGGACGATGTTCAACTTCGGCTACGACTACAAGGAAGACGCCCGCCAGTTCAGCGTTAACAGCTTCTTCACCAAGACCCTGCGCAGCGGTTACCTGGACCAGGGCACTTTCGTCTCGCTGTCGCCGCGCGAGTACTGGGTACGCGGCATCGAAACGCGCTTCTCCCAGGGCTTTGCCCTCGGTGAAAGCTGGCACGAAGTCGGCGTCGGCTACCGCTACATCAACGAAGCAGGCCATGAACTGCGCTACCGCGAGCCGATCGCCGCCAACCAGTTGCCAACCACCGCCAGCCGCAACGACCGCGACACCCGTGGCGGCACCGACGCCCATGCGATTTTCCTCGATGACCGCATCGACATAGGCCAGTGGACCATCACCCCGGGCATCCGCTACGAGATGATCGACTCCGAGCAATCCAACAAGCTCACCGGCCAGCGCTACCAGGGCGACTACAACACCGCATTGCCGGCGCTCAACGTGATGTATCACCTGAGCGACAGCTGGAACCTGTATGCCAACACCGAAGGCTCGTTCGGCAGCGTGCAGTACAGCCAGATGCCCAACCGGGTCAGCAGCGGCGAAGTGAAACCGGAAAAAGCCCGCACCTGGGAGCTGGGGACGCGCTACGACAATGGCAACCTGCAAGCCGAAATCGGTGCGTTTTTGATCAACTTCGATAACCAGTACGAAAGCAACCAGACCAACGATTCGGTGATCGCCCGCGGTGAAACCCGCCACCAGGGCATCGAGACCAGCGTCAAGTACGCCCTCGAAGGCCTGAACCCGGCACTGGCAGGTTTCGACGTGTACGCCACCTATGCCTTTGTCGATGCGAAAATCCGCGAAGACGGGCCGAACAAGGGCAATCGTGTGCCCTTCTCGTCACGCCACAAAGGCACCCTGGGTATTGGTTACACCGAGGGCCAGTGGAAGCTCAACCTCGACAGCACCTACCAAAGCGACCAGTTCGCCGACAATGCCAACACCTCGGCCGAAAGCGCCGACGGCAGCACCGGACGCATCCCCGGCTACATGCTGTTCAGCAGCCGTGCGGCCTACGATTTCGGCCCGCAACTGTCGAACCTCAACGTCGCCGTGGGGGTGAAAAACATCTTCAATCACCAGTACTACACCCGCTCGTTCGACGACAACAACAAGGGCAAGTACGTAGGAGAACCTCGTACGGTATACCTGCAGACCTCCGTCGCGTTCTGA
- a CDS encoding HPF/RaiA family ribosome-associated protein has protein sequence MQIQVNSDNHIQGNIRLEEWVRSTVESTLERFEEDLTRIEVHLRDENGDKPGPHDKRCQMEARPKGHQPISVSHKSASLDQAVEGAAIKLDHALEHFYGKLRSKRAVPNQGIDDAQNDGLLQEEFLENEQARLNG, from the coding sequence ATGCAAATCCAAGTCAATAGCGACAACCATATTCAAGGCAACATCCGGCTGGAAGAGTGGGTCCGCAGCACGGTAGAAAGCACGCTCGAACGTTTTGAAGAAGACCTCACCCGCATCGAGGTCCACCTGCGCGACGAGAATGGCGACAAGCCTGGTCCGCATGACAAACGCTGCCAGATGGAGGCACGCCCAAAAGGCCATCAACCGATTTCCGTAAGCCATAAGTCCGCATCCCTCGACCAGGCTGTCGAAGGTGCCGCAATCAAACTGGACCACGCCCTGGAGCACTTCTACGGCAAGCTGCGCAGCAAACGCGCGGTCCCCAATCAAGGCATTGACGACGCCCAGAATGACGGGCTGTTGCAGGAAGAATTCCTGGAGAACGAGCAAGCTCGACTCAACGGATAA
- a CDS encoding phosphate-starvation-inducible protein PsiE, with protein MSINWADKLRKRLHGSADSLGNLCVEAFHYLALFGIGGITAYAAVVTFIEMLGKGVSVDDILLLFIYLELGAMVGIYFKTNHMPIRFLLYVAITALTRLLIGDVSHHKAPDVGLLYVCGGILLLAFAILVVRYASYRYPSTKAIDASGKEIEEAK; from the coding sequence GTGAGCATCAATTGGGCTGACAAACTGCGCAAGCGCCTGCATGGCTCGGCCGACTCGCTGGGCAACCTGTGCGTCGAGGCGTTCCATTACCTGGCCCTGTTCGGCATCGGTGGCATCACTGCCTACGCGGCCGTGGTCACCTTCATCGAGATGCTCGGCAAGGGCGTCAGTGTCGACGACATCCTGCTGCTGTTCATCTACCTCGAACTCGGCGCCATGGTGGGGATCTACTTCAAGACCAACCACATGCCGATCCGCTTCCTGTTGTATGTGGCCATTACGGCGCTGACCCGCCTGCTGATTGGCGATGTTTCGCACCACAAGGCGCCGGATGTGGGGTTGTTGTACGTGTGTGGCGGCATTCTGTTGCTGGCGTTCGCGATCCTGGTGGTGCGCTATGCCTCGTATCGTTATCCGTCGACCAAGGCCATCGATGCCAGTGGCAAGGAAATCGAGGAAGCGAAGTAA
- the hmpA gene encoding NO-inducible flavohemoprotein, with product MLNAQDRAIVKATVPLLESGGEALTTHFYKLMLSEYPQVRPLFNQAHQASGDQPRALANGVLMYARHIDQLEQLGGLVGQIINKHVALQILPEHYPIVGSCLLRAIEEVLGKDIATPEVIAAWGAAYQQLADILIGAESDVYAQKAAAPGGWRGAREFTLVERVEESSEIVSFYFAPVDGGAILQAEPGQYIGLQLIIDGQEQRRNYSLSALSNAGQYRISVKREAGGKVSSYLHEQFAVGDTLNLFPPSGEFTLSASDKPLVLISGGVGITPTLPMLEAALASGRLVHFIHCARNGAVHAFRDWVDELAARHPQVKRFYCYAEDDGHSQPADALGLLSADQLGQWLPQERDVDAYFLGPKAFMATIKRHLKGLGVPEQQSRYEFFGPASALE from the coding sequence ATGCTCAATGCCCAGGATCGTGCAATCGTCAAAGCCACCGTACCTCTGCTGGAAAGCGGCGGTGAAGCGCTGACCACTCATTTTTACAAACTGATGCTCAGCGAGTACCCGCAAGTGCGTCCGCTGTTCAACCAGGCGCACCAGGCCAGTGGCGACCAGCCACGGGCGCTGGCCAACGGCGTGCTGATGTACGCCCGGCACATTGACCAGCTTGAGCAGCTCGGTGGCCTGGTCGGGCAGATCATCAACAAGCATGTGGCCTTGCAGATCCTCCCGGAACATTACCCGATTGTCGGCAGCTGCCTGCTGCGCGCCATTGAAGAAGTCCTCGGCAAAGACATCGCCACCCCCGAAGTGATTGCCGCCTGGGGCGCGGCCTATCAGCAACTGGCCGATATCCTCATCGGTGCTGAAAGTGACGTCTACGCGCAAAAGGCCGCAGCACCTGGTGGCTGGCGCGGTGCGCGCGAATTCACGCTGGTGGAGCGGGTCGAGGAGAGCAGCGAGATCGTCTCCTTCTATTTTGCCCCGGTCGACGGCGGGGCGATCCTGCAGGCCGAACCAGGCCAGTACATCGGCCTGCAACTGATCATCGACGGCCAGGAGCAGCGCCGTAACTACTCGCTGTCGGCTCTGAGCAATGCCGGCCAGTACCGCATCAGCGTCAAGCGCGAAGCCGGTGGCAAGGTCTCCAGCTACCTGCACGAGCAGTTCGCCGTGGGCGATACCCTCAACCTGTTCCCGCCATCGGGCGAATTCACCCTGAGCGCCAGCGACAAGCCGCTGGTGCTGATCAGCGGTGGCGTCGGCATCACCCCGACCCTGCCGATGCTCGAAGCTGCGCTGGCCAGCGGGCGCCTGGTGCACTTCATTCACTGTGCGCGCAACGGCGCGGTGCACGCCTTCCGTGACTGGGTCGATGAACTGGCGGCGCGCCACCCGCAGGTCAAGCGCTTCTACTGCTACGCCGAAGACGATGGCCACAGCCAGCCGGCGGATGCGCTGGGCCTGCTCAGCGCCGATCAGCTCGGCCAGTGGCTGCCGCAAGAACGTGACGTGGATGCCTACTTCCTCGGCCCCAAAGCCTTCATGGCCACCATCAAGCGCCACCTCAAGGGCCTGGGCGTGCCCGAGCAACAGAGCCGCTATGAGTTCTTCGGCCCGGCGTCGGCCCTGGAATGA
- the norR gene encoding nitric oxide reductase transcriptional regulator NorR, producing the protein MTAKSLLTALLPLVSDLSRELPERERYRRLLEAMRSLLPCDAAALLRLDGEWLVPLAVNGLSTDTLGRRFKVDEHPRFAAILSRSEPTRFASDSTLPDPYDGLVEGLHQHLEVHDCMGCPLFVDERPWGLITLDALDPEQFQQVELDALQAFASLAAATVNVAERIEHLALRVEDEHQRAEVYRQASGQQHKELIGQSKAHKRLLEEIRLVGSSDLTVLITGETGVGKELVAQAIHQASSRAARPMISLNCAALPDTLVESELFGHVRGAFTGAVGERRGKFELANGGTLFLDEVGELSLSVQAKLLRVLQSGQLQRLGSDQEHRVDVRLIAATNRDLAEEVRAGRYRADFYHRLSVYPLLVPPLRERGRDVLLLSGYFLEQNRSRMGLGSLRLSAEAQAALSSYGWPGNVRELEHLIGRSALKALGQHAQRPKILTLEAADLDLRPVQAFPTPAQTTALADQPLPSGDLRQALDDYQRQLIQACLERHQQNWASTARELGLDRANLSRLARRLGLR; encoded by the coding sequence ATGACCGCAAAATCCCTGCTCACCGCTTTGCTGCCCCTGGTCAGCGACCTGTCCCGCGAGTTGCCCGAGCGCGAACGCTACCGGCGCCTGCTCGAAGCCATGCGCAGCCTGCTGCCGTGCGATGCCGCCGCCCTGCTGCGCCTGGACGGTGAATGGCTGGTACCACTGGCGGTGAACGGTTTGAGCACCGACACCCTCGGGCGGCGCTTCAAGGTCGATGAGCATCCTCGTTTCGCCGCGATTCTCAGCCGCAGCGAGCCGACCCGCTTCGCCAGCGACAGCACGCTGCCCGACCCTTACGACGGCCTGGTCGAAGGCCTGCACCAGCACCTTGAGGTGCACGACTGCATGGGTTGCCCGCTGTTTGTCGATGAACGGCCCTGGGGCCTGATCACCCTCGATGCGCTGGACCCGGAGCAGTTCCAGCAGGTCGAGCTCGATGCCCTGCAGGCCTTTGCCAGCCTGGCGGCGGCCACGGTGAATGTTGCCGAGCGCATCGAACACCTGGCCCTGCGCGTCGAAGACGAACACCAGCGCGCCGAAGTCTATCGCCAGGCCAGCGGTCAGCAGCACAAGGAACTGATCGGCCAGAGCAAGGCGCACAAACGCCTGCTGGAAGAAATCCGCCTGGTCGGCAGCAGCGACCTGACGGTGTTGATCACCGGCGAAACCGGGGTCGGCAAGGAGCTGGTGGCCCAGGCCATCCACCAGGCCTCGAGCCGCGCAGCCAGGCCGATGATCAGCCTGAACTGCGCGGCGCTGCCGGACACCCTGGTCGAGAGCGAGCTGTTCGGTCATGTGCGTGGCGCTTTTACCGGCGCGGTGGGCGAACGGCGCGGCAAGTTCGAGCTGGCCAATGGCGGTACGCTGTTTCTCGATGAAGTCGGCGAGTTGTCGTTGAGCGTGCAAGCCAAGCTGCTGCGCGTGCTGCAGAGCGGGCAGCTGCAACGGCTGGGTTCGGACCAGGAGCACCGTGTGGATGTGCGCCTGATCGCGGCAACCAACCGCGACCTGGCAGAAGAAGTACGCGCCGGACGCTACCGCGCCGACTTCTACCATCGCCTGAGCGTGTACCCGCTGCTGGTGCCACCACTGCGAGAGCGCGGCCGCGATGTACTGCTGCTCAGCGGCTACTTTCTCGAGCAGAACCGCTCACGCATGGGCCTGGGCAGTTTGCGCCTGAGTGCCGAGGCCCAGGCTGCGCTGAGCAGCTACGGCTGGCCGGGCAATGTCCGGGAGCTGGAACACCTGATCGGTCGCTCGGCGCTCAAGGCCCTGGGGCAACACGCGCAACGGCCAAAAATCCTCACCCTGGAGGCTGCCGACCTGGATTTGCGCCCGGTCCAGGCCTTCCCGACACCAGCCCAAACCACCGCGCTGGCTGATCAGCCACTGCCCAGCGGCGACCTGCGCCAGGCCCTGGACGACTACCAGCGCCAGTTGATCCAGGCTTGCCTTGAACGCCACCAGCAGAACTGGGCCAGCACCGCCCGCGAGCTGGGCCTGGACCGGGCAAATCTGAGTCGCCTGGCACGGCGCTTGGGTCTACGCTGA
- a CDS encoding chemotaxis protein gives MASQNARADSLSLLLFTLRSGKLMAINLLKVSEIIPCPPLTKLPESHPHVQGVATLRGNSLSVIDLSRAIGERPLADPQGGCLIVTDISRSKQGLHVQAVSKIVHCLSTDIKPPPFGSGSKSFITGVTRVDNTLVQVLDIEKVIHGIAPPQREVLTSVLSAEDSAVLGATNILVVDDSQVALQQSVHTLRNLGIECHTARSAKDAINTLLELQGTEREINVVVSDIEMSEMDGFAFTRTLRETPDFQHLYVLLHTSLDSAMNSDKAKEVGANAVLTKFSSPELTDCLIVAARAVAFAER, from the coding sequence ATGGCGTCGCAAAATGCCCGCGCGGACTCGCTGTCGCTGCTGCTGTTCACCCTGCGCAGCGGCAAGCTGATGGCGATCAACCTGCTCAAGGTCAGTGAAATCATCCCCTGCCCGCCGCTGACCAAGCTGCCGGAGTCGCACCCTCACGTCCAGGGCGTGGCCACCTTGCGCGGCAATTCACTGTCGGTCATCGACCTGTCGCGGGCCATCGGCGAGCGGCCACTGGCAGATCCGCAGGGTGGCTGCCTGATCGTCACCGACATCAGCCGCTCCAAGCAGGGCCTGCACGTGCAGGCGGTGAGCAAGATCGTCCACTGCCTGAGCACCGACATCAAACCGCCACCGTTCGGTTCGGGCAGCAAGTCGTTCATTACCGGCGTGACCCGGGTCGACAACACCCTGGTGCAGGTACTGGATATCGAAAAGGTCATCCACGGCATCGCCCCTCCACAGCGCGAAGTGCTCACCTCCGTGCTCAGTGCCGAGGATTCCGCGGTGCTGGGCGCCACCAATATCCTGGTGGTCGATGACAGCCAGGTGGCCCTGCAGCAATCGGTGCATACCCTGCGCAACCTCGGCATCGAATGCCACACCGCGCGCAGCGCCAAGGATGCGATCAACACCCTGCTGGAGCTGCAAGGCACCGAGCGCGAGATCAACGTGGTGGTGTCGGACATCGAGATGTCCGAAATGGACGGTTTCGCCTTTACCCGCACCCTGCGCGAAACCCCTGACTTCCAGCACCTGTATGTCTTGCTGCACACCTCGCTGGACAGCGCCATGAACAGCGATAAAGCCAAGGAAGTGGGGGCCAATGCGGTGCTGACCAAGTTCTCTTCGCCGGAGCTGACCGACTGCCTGATCGTCGCCGCCCGCGCCGTGGCTTTTGCAGAACGCTGA
- a CDS encoding fimbrial protein: MAAVYTVSSPLRAEYGSPLVSAGEVVLHTDIPGVAVVVDTRLSPASWESPHWNYVPGTGLNRSGVPYVAHNLGVVDGGYARVFDVTLGYRIIKTGPIDPGNGPHSLSGVTLARFSSSRIGPMIDIKINSGTLTVAQCSLPSAPGNQIKVPLGSWNQSAFNGQGSSTDASAFYIPLSGCSNGSGAANNHFAHIRLDPRNGSTVVDGPRGIVGLTADSTATGVAVQVLKEDLSPLALNEDVPIRRLQNGSITLPMAARYIQVGDAGPTGGIANAAVNFTITYR, from the coding sequence ATGGCTGCGGTGTACACGGTCAGCTCGCCGTTGCGTGCTGAATATGGTTCGCCGTTGGTTAGCGCGGGGGAGGTGGTGCTGCATACGGATATCCCGGGCGTTGCCGTAGTGGTCGATACGCGACTGTCACCGGCTTCATGGGAATCGCCCCACTGGAACTATGTGCCAGGTACTGGGCTTAACCGCTCTGGCGTACCTTATGTGGCACACAACCTGGGGGTAGTCGATGGGGGCTATGCCAGAGTCTTTGACGTAACCCTGGGCTATCGGATCATCAAGACCGGCCCCATCGACCCTGGCAATGGCCCGCACTCGCTGTCAGGCGTGACGCTGGCTCGTTTTTCGAGCAGCCGTATCGGCCCTATGATCGACATCAAGATCAACAGCGGTACCTTGACCGTCGCGCAATGCAGCCTGCCGTCCGCGCCGGGCAACCAGATCAAGGTCCCCCTGGGGAGCTGGAACCAGAGCGCCTTCAACGGCCAGGGTTCATCGACCGATGCCTCAGCTTTTTACATTCCATTGAGTGGTTGCAGCAATGGCAGCGGTGCGGCGAACAACCACTTCGCCCACATCCGCCTGGACCCACGCAATGGCTCCACGGTGGTCGACGGTCCGCGCGGGATCGTTGGCCTGACGGCTGACTCCACGGCCACGGGCGTGGCCGTGCAGGTGCTCAAGGAAGATTTGAGTCCGCTGGCCTTGAACGAGGATGTCCCCATCCGGCGATTGCAGAACGGCAGCATCACCCTGCCCATGGCCGCACGTTACATCCAGGTCGGCGATGCCGGGCCTACGGGAGGCATTGCCAATGCGGCGGTCAACTTCACTATTACCTACCGATAG